A genomic window from Sulfurospirillum multivorans DSM 12446 includes:
- the vapC gene encoding type II toxin-antitoxin system tRNA(fMet)-specific endonuclease VapC, whose protein sequence is MLDTNICIYIIKNKPPSVLEELKKCDVGDIILSSITVSELIYGAHKSQFVEKTLKAIEHFLIPFDVADYDYKASLEYGKIRANLEQKGQPIGSLDTLIAAHAKSLDVVLVTNNMKEFERVEGLKVENWVR, encoded by the coding sequence ATGCTCGACACAAACATCTGCATCTATATCATTAAAAACAAACCACCAAGTGTTTTAGAAGAGCTCAAAAAATGCGATGTAGGCGACATTATCCTCTCTTCCATTACTGTGTCTGAGTTGATTTACGGAGCACATAAAAGTCAATTTGTCGAAAAAACCCTCAAAGCCATTGAGCATTTCCTCATTCCTTTTGATGTCGCTGATTACGATTACAAAGCATCGTTAGAATACGGGAAAATACGTGCAAATTTGGAGCAAAAAGGACAACCCATCGGCTCTTTAGACACACTCATCGCCGCACATGCGAAGTCACTTGATGTTGTGCTCGTGACCAATAATATGAAAGAGTTTGAGAGGGTTGAGGGTTTGAAAGTTGAGAATTGGGTGAGGTGA
- a CDS encoding 3'-5' exonuclease codes for MKIIVLDTETTGMFEKDRICQLSFLVLNEEFEIEEVHNDLCMPPLPISYEAMAIHHITPEMLEGEPACVQTKAYKRLCELNTVSNILVIQNAAFDLGMLTKEGFTSQMNLIDTFRVLRALYPNDGSFSLQFKRYQWGLYKEEEGIAKKLNITIKAHDALGDVIVLKHLFERLCEEHSMPKMILLCSEPIILSHIPYGKNRGKKFVDVAKSDRQDLHYMLSSNGLDEDMKASILHALESTKESVTLTIGFGKYAGKTPLEVLALDRNYLVWMVNKMDNLSSELKEAIEKVLVSYP; via the coding sequence ATGAAAATTATTGTTTTAGATACCGAAACCACGGGAATGTTTGAGAAAGATCGCATCTGCCAGCTCAGTTTTTTAGTGCTGAACGAAGAGTTTGAGATCGAAGAGGTTCATAACGACCTCTGCATGCCGCCACTTCCTATCTCTTACGAAGCAATGGCGATTCACCACATCACGCCTGAAATGCTTGAAGGCGAGCCAGCATGTGTGCAAACCAAAGCGTATAAAAGGCTGTGTGAGTTGAACACGGTTTCCAACATTCTCGTCATTCAAAATGCCGCGTTTGATCTTGGAATGCTTACCAAAGAGGGTTTTACCTCGCAGATGAATCTTATCGACACCTTTCGCGTCTTACGCGCTCTTTACCCCAACGATGGCTCTTTTAGCTTGCAATTTAAACGCTACCAATGGGGACTCTACAAAGAAGAAGAGGGCATCGCCAAAAAGCTTAACATCACCATCAAAGCACACGACGCACTAGGCGATGTCATCGTACTCAAACACCTCTTTGAACGACTGTGCGAAGAACACTCCATGCCAAAAATGATCCTGCTCTGCTCCGAGCCCATCATCCTCAGCCACATTCCCTACGGCAAAAACAGAGGCAAAAAGTTCGTCGATGTCGCAAAAAGCGATCGCCAAGACCTCCACTATATGCTGAGTTCCAACGGACTCGACGAAGACATGAAAGCCTCCATACTCCACGCGTTAGAGAGCACCAAAGAGAGCGTGACCCTAACCATCGGCTTTGGAAAATACGCAGGAAAAACACCTCTGGAAGTTTTAGCGCTTGATCGTAACTATCTTGTGTGGATGGTAAATAAGATGGATAATTTGAGTAGCGAACTCAAAGAGGCGATAGAGAAGGTGTTGGTTTCGTATCCGTAA
- a CDS encoding antitoxin: protein MTSTAKLFQNGQSQAIRLPKEFRFEHQQEVIIKKIDGAILIFPKNDKSVWEKMFETLGNFSDDFLAQRVQPTQEREELF from the coding sequence ATGACTTCCACAGCAAAATTATTTCAAAACGGTCAAAGCCAAGCCATACGCCTTCCCAAAGAGTTTCGGTTTGAGCATCAACAAGAAGTTATCATCAAAAAAATCGATGGTGCCATTTTGATTTTCCCAAAAAATGATAAAAGCGTTTGGGAAAAAATGTTTGAAACACTGGGTAACTTTTCAGATGATTTTCTAGCTCAAAGGGTTCAGCCAACGCAAGAGCGAGAGGAGCTGTTTTGA
- a CDS encoding ABC transporter permease — MISLFFKALNRNRFKTFLIYTSITVAIMAIFMITSISRGIIGMYSTMLKTEGDIIVTQAKIADTFFSDVNASLADKIKMIAGVKEVYALILGASPINELPIAAIYGVSENRFKTYALTEGAYPKKGEVILGKNINARLHAPKSVSISNKTFAVSGIFENGVGFEDGGAVLNREDASAIFNKEASILLVSMEKGDEANAMIEHINALSSDIEAKTTHEFVDNYNQFKIIETSSNVISAVAFLMGLLGIASLISITINERRSEFGILRAIGKSSNFIITMVVGETFVITCVGFLSALLFSKGLLFMIAHIEKFQGYVNGELSFETIVTVFGFSLFMALLGALLPAYSASKIDPIILIQRGAL; from the coding sequence TTGATTTCACTTTTCTTTAAAGCGCTGAATCGTAACCGCTTTAAAACGTTTCTCATTTACACGAGCATTACCGTTGCGATCATGGCGATCTTTATGATTACCTCGATTTCACGCGGCATCATCGGCATGTACTCCACGATGCTGAAAACCGAGGGCGACATTATCGTCACGCAAGCCAAAATCGCCGATACTTTTTTCAGCGATGTGAACGCGTCTCTTGCCGACAAAATCAAAATGATTGCAGGAGTAAAAGAGGTTTATGCGCTTATCCTTGGGGCTAGTCCGATTAATGAGCTTCCCATCGCTGCGATTTATGGGGTGAGTGAAAACCGCTTTAAAACCTATGCACTCACCGAAGGTGCTTACCCCAAAAAGGGCGAAGTCATCCTTGGTAAAAACATCAACGCACGTCTTCATGCGCCAAAATCCGTCTCGATCTCCAATAAAACGTTCGCCGTTTCAGGCATCTTTGAAAATGGTGTTGGCTTTGAAGATGGTGGGGCGGTTTTGAACCGTGAAGATGCGAGTGCTATTTTCAACAAAGAGGCGTCCATCTTACTGGTGAGCATGGAAAAAGGTGATGAAGCAAATGCGATGATAGAGCATATTAACGCGCTTAGCTCTGACATCGAAGCGAAAACCACACATGAGTTTGTGGACAATTACAATCAATTCAAGATCATCGAAACCTCTTCAAACGTCATCAGCGCGGTGGCATTTTTGATGGGATTGCTTGGGATTGCAAGTCTTATCAGCATTACGATTAACGAACGTCGCAGTGAATTTGGCATTTTAAGAGCCATCGGTAAGTCGTCCAATTTCATCATAACGATGGTGGTCGGTGAGACGTTTGTCATCACCTGCGTTGGCTTTCTCTCAGCTCTTCTTTTCTCCAAAGGGCTTCTGTTTATGATCGCGCACATTGAGAAGTTTCAGGGCTATGTGAACGGTGAGCTTAGCTTCGAGACGATTGTAACTGTCTTTGGTTTCTCCCTTTTCATGGCGCTTTTAGGTGCACTGCTTCCAGCGTATAGCGCTTCAAAGATCGATCCGATCATCCTCATTCAAAGGGGTGCATTATGA
- a CDS encoding AAA family ATPase, giving the protein MKSPKNIGASYEEIQGSKIIFENNDLRILQTDTNFYDMASVVITSIKNTIKFNNNEFSNNVKPIFLQDLNDVNLLLNVLQDDLKREKNRSKKSEEPSYISSIKIKNIFSIKEIMLENLDDKKEIYIVGENGDGKTLLLQSLALGLKGIDEGVVFDFIKSQKEIYSIEIEDTHKVVYNSKNGIYKNLFAYGANRNNNCQMKEDETGYLTLFHPSFDLKNPIEWLQRIDYNDKAGTKNIISVEDAKKLLKELLNSDVEIEISPSAVTFSEKGSHVNFEQLSAGYRGVITIIADLLIRLSENQPDVKHLKEFKGIVIIDEVELHLHPKWKYSFVKKLRDVFPHLQFIMTTHSPTVLLGASQEAVFYKIYKEDGEVQISNQIKNEGYTSNSLVSSPLFELETITSRDYTKSVSNDDYVYAKIHQVISEKIKNESAIDEQEILKLIEEELAKL; this is encoded by the coding sequence ATGAAAAGCCCAAAAAACATAGGCGCATCATATGAAGAAATACAAGGAAGTAAAATAATTTTTGAAAATAATGATTTAAGGATATTGCAGACTGATACAAATTTCTATGATATGGCTTCTGTTGTAATAACAAGTATTAAAAATACAATTAAGTTTAATAACAATGAATTTAGTAATAACGTAAAACCAATTTTTTTACAAGATTTAAATGATGTGAATCTTTTGCTCAATGTATTGCAAGATGATTTGAAGCGAGAAAAAAATAGATCAAAAAAGAGTGAAGAGCCATCGTATATCAGTAGCATTAAAATCAAAAACATCTTTAGTATTAAAGAGATTATGTTAGAAAATTTAGATGATAAAAAAGAGATTTATATTGTGGGTGAGAATGGTGATGGTAAAACGCTCTTGCTACAATCTTTAGCTTTAGGGCTAAAAGGGATTGACGAGGGCGTTGTATTTGATTTTATCAAATCTCAAAAAGAAATCTACAGTATAGAAATAGAAGATACGCATAAAGTCGTTTATAACTCAAAAAATGGAATCTATAAAAATCTGTTTGCTTATGGTGCAAATAGAAATAATAACTGTCAAATGAAAGAAGATGAGACAGGGTATTTAACATTATTTCATCCTTCATTTGATTTGAAAAATCCTATTGAATGGCTACAGCGTATAGATTATAATGACAAAGCTGGTACTAAAAATATTATATCTGTCGAGGATGCAAAAAAGCTTTTAAAAGAATTGCTCAATAGCGATGTTGAAATTGAAATTTCTCCTAGTGCTGTAACCTTTTCTGAAAAAGGCTCTCACGTCAATTTTGAACAGCTCTCCGCTGGATACCGAGGGGTTATAACTATCATCGCAGATTTGCTTATTAGACTTAGTGAAAATCAGCCTGATGTGAAACATCTGAAAGAGTTTAAAGGCATAGTGATTATTGATGAAGTAGAGTTACATTTACATCCAAAATGGAAATATAGCTTTGTGAAAAAGCTAAGAGATGTGTTCCCACATTTACAGTTTATTATGACGACACATAGCCCTACAGTATTGTTAGGTGCATCACAAGAAGCAGTTTTTTATAAGATATACAAAGAAGATGGTGAAGTTCAAATATCAAATCAGATTAAAAATGAAGGTTATACCAGTAATTCATTAGTATCTTCTCCTTTATTTGAGTTAGAGACAATTACATCACGAGACTATACGAAAAGTGTCAGTAACGATGATTATGTGTATGCAAAAATCCACCAAGTAATTTCTGAAAAAATCAAGAATGAATCTGCGATAGACGAACAAGAAATTTTGAAATTAATAGAAGAAGAATTAGCGAAACTATGA